A region from the Sebastes umbrosus isolate fSebUmb1 chromosome 18, fSebUmb1.pri, whole genome shotgun sequence genome encodes:
- the tube1 gene encoding tubulin epsilon chain: MTQSVVVQVGQCGNQVGCRFWDLALREHAHVNKKGLYDEALSSFFRNVDSRQSDGGANVVGGRIQHLKARAVLVDMEEGVVNEILQGPLREVFDSTQLLTDVSGSGNNWAVGHMTYGSAYREQIVEKLRKAAEHCDCLQCFFLIHSMGGGTGSGLGTRVLSLLEEEFPEVCRIVTSIYPSAEDDVVTSPYNSVLAMRELTEYADCVLPIENQSLVDIVNKIKQMSHGGKPGSVIKRDSTIISGQGGLSGAEKPFDAMNNIVANLLLNMTSSARFEGSLNMDLNEIAMNLVPFPRLHYLVPSLTPLYTLADVSIPTRRLDQMFSDAFSKDHQLIRADPKHSLYLACALMVRGNVQVSDLRRNIERLKPSLPFVSWNQEGWKTGLCSVPPVGHSHSLLALANNTCVKPTFMELRERFTKLYRKKAHLHHYLHVEGMEQSFFSEAVNSLSSLIEEYHHLDATKGRLMPDAPRLGIAT; the protein is encoded by the exons ATGACGCAGTCAGTTGTTGTCCAAG TTGGTCAGTGTGGGAACCAGGTCGGCTGCAGGTTCTGGGATCTGGCTTTGAGAGAACATGCTCATGTCAATAAA AAAGGACTATATGATGAGGCCCTCAGTAGCTTTTTCCGAAATGTGGACTCCAG GCAAAGTGATGGGGGAGCCAATGTTGTTGGTGGGAGAATCCAACATCTGAAGGCCAGG GCGGTGCTggtggacatggaggagggtgTGGTCAATGAGATCCTGCAGGGCCCGTTGAGAGAAGTGTTCGACAGCACTCAGCTCCTCACAGACGTgtcaggttcaggcaacaacTG GGCAGTTGGTCACATGACGTATGGCTCGGCCTACAGGGAGCAGATAGTGGAGAAGCTGAGGAAGGCAGCAGAACACTGTGACTGTCTGCAGTGCTTCTTCCTCATTCACTCTATGGGAGGAG GTACGGGCTCTGGCCTGGGGACCAGAGTGCTGAGCCTGCTAGAGGAGGAGTTCCCTGAGGTGTGTCGGATTGTCACCTCCATCTACCCGTCTGCGGAGGATGATGTCGTCACATCCCCCTATAACAGCGTCCTGGCCATGAGGGAGCTCACAGAGTACGCTGACTGTGTCCTGCCTATTGAAAACCAG tcgTTGGTCGACATTGTGAACAAGATCAAACAGATGTCTCACGGTGGAAAGCCGGGGTCGGTGATCAAGAGAGACAGCACCATCATCTCTGGGCAGGGCGGCCTCAGCGGGGCAGAGAAGCCCTTTGATGCCATGAATAATATTGTGGCTAACCTGTTGCTCAATATGACCAG CTCAGCTCGTTTTGAGGGATCTCTCAACATGGATCTGAATGAGATTGCCATGAACCTGGTCCCCTTCCCCCGTTTACACTACCTGGTGCCCAGCCTCACCCCTCTCTACACACTGGCAGATGTCAGTATCCCCACCAgaag ACTGGATCAGATGTTCAGCGATGCCTTCAGTAAAGACCACCAGCTAATCCGAGCCGACCCGAAGCACAGCCTCTACCTGGCCTGCGCCCTCATGGTCAGGGGCAACGTGCAGGTGTCGGACCTCCGCAGGAACATCGAGAG ACTCAAGCCTTCGCTACCCTTTGTCTCGTGGAACCAGGAGGGCTGGAAGACGGGCCTGTGTTCAGTGCCTCCTGTGGGTCACTCCCACTCCCTGTTGGCCCTGGCCAACAACACCTGTGTGAAGCCCACATTCATGGAGCTGAGAGAGCGCTTTACCAAGCTCTACAGGAAGAAG GCTCACTTACACCACTACCTGCATGTAGAAGGGATGGAGCAGAGCTTCTTCTCAGAGGCCGTCAACTCTCTCAGCTCACTGATTGAAGAGTACCACCATCTAGATGCCACCAAGGGGAGACTCATGCCTGACGCACCCAGACTCGGCATCGCCACATGA
- the ccn6 gene encoding LOW QUALITY PROTEIN: cellular communication network factor 6 (The sequence of the model RefSeq protein was modified relative to this genomic sequence to represent the inferred CDS: deleted 1 base in 1 codon) has protein sequence MLSLLCHSLLLILAQQCFSRAQNNGQLAPRDGRAAAERRQFCQWPCKCRQRPYCAPGVSSVLDGCGCCKSCARQIGEPCNERDVCDPHKSMYCDYSADRPRFEVGVCAYMMAVGCDLNGAHYENGEGFQPSPLYKCTCIAGAIGCTPAFIQKPAGLLGPAPLTGNMPAGLRSGQSQKKHQQDTSYMSAYRDPPLAWKKNCLIQITPWSPCSKTCGLGISVRVNNDNGKCEMRKDRRLCLLRPCEKSVMKSVKVPKGKTCRPKFQAKKAEKLTLSGCTSTKKFKPTYCGICTDKRCCVPNKSLMIKVNFTCKGGSNTQWKMQWITSCVCQRKCNDPGDMFSDLRLL, from the exons ATGCTGTCACTTCTCTGCCATTCCCTcctgctcatccttgctcaacAG TGCTTCAGCAGGGCTCAGAACAATGGGCAGCTGGCTCCTCGAGAC GGCAGGGCTGCAGCCGAGAGGCGGCAGTTCTGCCAGTGGCCCTGCAAGTGTCGGCAAAGACCCTACTGCGCCCCGGGGGTGAGCTCCGTCCTGGACGGGTGTGGCTGCTGCAAGAGCTGCGCCAGGCAGATCGGAGAGCCGTGCAACGAGAGGGACGTCTGTGACCCGCACAAGAGCATGTACTGTGACTATTCAGCTGACCGGCCAAGATTCGAGGTcggagtgtgtgcat ACATGATGGCAGTAGGCTGTGACCTGAATGGGGCCCACTATGAGAACGGAGAAGGTTTCCAGCCCAGCCCCCTCTATAAGTGCACATGTATCGCCGGAGCCATCGGCTGTACCCCTGCTTTCATCCAGAAGCCTGCCGGTCTCTTAGGCCCCGCCCCGCTGACGGGCAACATGCCAGCCGGCCTTCGCAGCGGCCAGAGCCAAAAGAAGCACCAGCAGGATACTTCCTACATGTCAG CTTACAGGGATCCTCCTTTAGCCTGGAAGAAGAACTGTCTGATCCAGATCACGCCCTGGAGCCCCTGCTCCAAAACCTGCGGCCTGGGCATCTCCGTGCGAGTCAACAACGACAACGGCAAATGCGAGATGAGGAAGGACCGACGCCTGTGTCTGCTGCGGCCGTGTGAGAAGAGTGTGATGAAGAGTGTTAAG GTGCCAAAGGGAAAGACATGCCGGCCTAAATTCCAAGCGAAGAAAGCGGAGAAGCTGACACTCTCTGGCTGTACCAGCACCAAGAAGTTTAAGCCCACGTACTGCGGCATCTGCACAGACAAGCGCTGCTGCGTCCCCAACAAGTCGCTCATGATCAAGGTCAACTTCACGTGCAAGGGAGGCTCCAACACGCAGTGGAAGATGCAGTGGATAACGTCCTGCGTGTGCCAGAGGAAGTGTAACGATCCAGGCGACATGTTTTCTGACCTGCGGTTACTCTAA